Proteins encoded within one genomic window of Proteiniborus ethanoligenes:
- a CDS encoding four helix bundle protein, with protein sequence MSQNLYIKDFKSLKVWQKSNALEQDIGELVKGFPSYEQYRLTDQLVRAVRSIGANIAEGNTQLFIKRELFHANAALGSAGEVRNHLLTAFQNNYISKEQYEILDNKTTEIIKMLYGYIKRLKLEIGNDSDFSDS encoded by the coding sequence ATGAGTCAAAATTTATACATAAAAGACTTCAAAAGCCTAAAAGTTTGGCAGAAGTCGAATGCTTTGGAACAGGATATAGGGGAATTAGTTAAAGGATTTCCCAGTTATGAGCAATATAGGCTTACAGACCAGTTAGTACGGGCTGTTAGAAGCATAGGAGCAAATATTGCAGAAGGAAATACCCAACTGTTTATAAAGCGGGAATTATTCCATGCAAACGCTGCTTTAGGTAGTGCAGGAGAAGTAAGAAATCATCTTCTTACCGCTTTTCAGAATAATTATATTTCAAAAGAACAATATGAGATTCTAGATAATAAAACAACCGAGATTATCAAAATGCTCTATGGTTATATAAAAAGGTTGAAACTGGAGATAGGTAATGATTCAGATTTTAGTGACTCCTAA
- a CDS encoding pyridoxamine 5'-phosphate oxidase family protein: MRRKDREMDREFGLKVIDKSIYGVLSMVDNDNELYGVPLSIARDGNTLYFHSAMDGRKVKALKENPKVSVVFVGETKIPEIYSNEELDEIMKDKSKAGILSSKVFTTEFESAIVVGRVKLVEDDEERVRGLRLICEKYTPTKMVYFPMAVKAGLKGTNVYSIEIEEITAKRKKYNVNGEELKWGRIE; the protein is encoded by the coding sequence ATGAGAAGAAAAGATAGAGAAATGGACAGGGAATTTGGGCTTAAAGTTATAGATAAATCCATATATGGAGTTCTTTCGATGGTAGATAATGATAATGAACTTTACGGTGTTCCCCTTTCTATTGCAAGAGATGGAAATACGTTATATTTTCATTCGGCTATGGATGGGAGAAAGGTTAAGGCACTTAAGGAGAATCCTAAGGTTAGTGTAGTTTTCGTTGGGGAGACAAAAATTCCAGAAATCTACTCCAACGAGGAATTAGATGAAATCATGAAAGATAAATCAAAAGCAGGAATACTTAGTAGTAAAGTTTTTACTACCGAATTTGAATCTGCTATTGTAGTAGGGAGGGTGAAATTAGTAGAGGATGACGAAGAAAGGGTCAGAGGACTAAGGCTAATATGTGAAAAATACACCCCAACAAAGATGGTTTACTTCCCTATGGCAGTTAAAGCAGGATTAAAAGGGACTAATGTATATTCTATAGAAATTGAAGAAATTACAGCCAAAAGAAAGAAATATAATGTAAACGGAGAAGAACTAAAGTGGGGCAGAATTGAATAA
- a CDS encoding DUF6518 family protein, producing MRNETMLNTKQKATRIMLFFVLGILSGFLAKYIDTIPSNGTIGSLINIISNISSRIGIWVFIASIIAAWSRTPKAGAIHVFAFFVGMLLAYYIYSMKLFNFFPTYYFIRWGLIALLSPLAAYIVWFSKRNGWISALCAALPIGLLVSEGYNFFYTFSPVSGFDLIASIILFCILPKNKYQCLKVSIFTILTSVFLSKFDLLSYIIGGL from the coding sequence ATGAGGAATGAAACCATGCTAAATACCAAACAAAAGGCAACCCGAATTATGTTATTTTTTGTTTTAGGAATCCTTTCCGGATTTCTTGCAAAATATATTGATACTATACCTTCGAATGGTACGATTGGCAGTCTAATTAACATAATTAGCAACATAAGTTCCAGAATAGGAATATGGGTCTTTATTGCTAGTATTATTGCCGCATGGAGCAGAACACCCAAAGCAGGAGCAATTCATGTTTTTGCTTTTTTCGTCGGAATGCTGCTGGCTTACTATATATATTCTATGAAATTATTTAATTTCTTTCCTACATATTATTTCATTCGCTGGGGATTAATTGCCTTATTATCTCCGTTGGCTGCCTATATTGTTTGGTTTAGCAAAAGAAATGGATGGATTTCAGCATTATGTGCTGCCCTTCCTATTGGATTATTGGTTTCAGAAGGGTACAACTTTTTTTATACCTTTTCTCCAGTTTCAGGGTTTGATTTAATTGCTTCTATTATACTTTTTTGCATTTTACCGAAAAACAAATATCAATGTTTAAAAGTATCGATATTTACAATATTAACATCAGTATTTCTCAGTAAATTTGATTTGTTGTCTTATATAATTGGTGGGCTATAG